The Pseudosulfitobacter pseudonitzschiae genome includes a region encoding these proteins:
- a CDS encoding MarR family winged helix-turn-helix transcriptional regulator translates to MSKEIFLSTSIQSLNTALDTRVQAVEFELNLPRHDLHMLVRLSDPKRMGALADEMRVLPSTLTTIADRLEHSGLIRRTRDPEDRRAWLLDLTDEGRALRTRVMATATEGFRALTGLNDEEIEIFANLMQKVMTNMNDTCCFEEVTP, encoded by the coding sequence ATGTCGAAAGAGATTTTTCTGTCGACCAGCATCCAGTCGCTGAACACTGCTTTGGACACACGGGTGCAGGCCGTCGAGTTCGAACTTAACCTGCCGCGCCACGACCTGCACATGCTGGTGCGGTTGTCTGATCCCAAACGCATGGGCGCGCTGGCTGATGAAATGCGGGTTCTGCCTTCGACTCTGACCACCATTGCCGACCGGCTTGAACACAGCGGTCTGATCCGGCGCACCCGTGACCCGGAAGACCGCCGCGCATGGTTGTTAGACCTGACTGACGAAGGCCGCGCGTTACGGACCCGTGTCATGGCCACCGCAACCGAAGGTTTCCGTGCACTGACCGGCCTGAACGACGAAGAAATCGAAATCTTTGCAAATTTGATGCAAAAGGTGATGACAAATATGAACGATACTTGTTGCTTTGAAGAGGTGACGCCATGA
- a CDS encoding ArsR/SmtB family transcription factor, translated as MSISPKMALLEEYALVARALSAPGRLMLLEQLAQGERGVEGLAEKTGLTVANCSQHLQQLRRSGLVTSHREGKAVIYQLTDTNTLELMDLLRLLAERNLAKVEQILRGLSEGEEAPKPVSRDELAARLAEGSVTVLDVRPADEYASAHIPGARNATLADLERILPTLDPTTEIVAYCRGPYCIYAHQAVTALRKRGLAARRLEGGLPEWRKDGRKVATTG; from the coding sequence GTGTCAATCAGCCCCAAAATGGCCCTTCTCGAAGAGTACGCCCTCGTTGCGCGCGCCCTGTCCGCCCCGGGGCGGCTGATGCTGCTCGAACAATTGGCTCAGGGAGAGCGGGGCGTGGAAGGTCTGGCGGAAAAGACCGGGCTGACCGTCGCCAACTGCTCCCAGCATTTGCAGCAGTTGCGCCGGTCTGGGTTAGTGACCAGCCACCGCGAAGGAAAAGCGGTGATCTACCAGCTGACGGATACGAATACGCTGGAGCTGATGGACCTCTTGCGTTTGCTCGCCGAGCGGAACCTTGCCAAGGTCGAGCAGATACTGCGCGGTCTGTCAGAAGGTGAAGAGGCGCCTAAGCCGGTTAGCCGCGATGAGCTTGCAGCGCGACTTGCCGAAGGTTCCGTGACGGTTCTCGACGTGCGCCCCGCCGACGAATACGCGAGCGCGCACATTCCCGGTGCCCGCAACGCGACGCTGGCCGATCTGGAGCGGATCCTCCCAACGCTCGACCCGACTACGGAAATCGTCGCCTACTGCCGGGGCCCCTACTGCATCTATGCCCATCAGGCGGTGACCGCTTTGCGCAAGCGTGGTTTGGCCGCCCGGCGGCTTGAGGGCGGGTTGCCAGAATGGCGCAAGGACGGACGGAAGGTTGCAACAACCGGCTAA
- a CDS encoding sterol desaturase family protein translates to MSETILSAEPAIRLSIFLGILAAMALWEVAAPRRRRDIPRVIRWTNNLGLVVLDTVILRLSFPIVAVGLAVMAEDKGWGLLNNLGVPVWLAIMASMLLLDLAIYLQHVMFHAIPALWRLHRMHHADLDFDTTTGLRFHPVEILISMGIKLVVVAALGPPAIAVLLFEVLLNATALFNHANIDLPRPVDRILRLFVVTPDMHRVHHSVDPRETNSNYGFNLPWWDRLLGTYIAQPAKGHEGMAIGIEQFRTRRDLWLDWMLIQPLRGPASGHALDPRITMKEPTE, encoded by the coding sequence ATGTCCGAAACCATCCTTTCTGCCGAACCCGCGATCCGCCTGTCCATTTTTCTGGGCATTCTGGCGGCGATGGCGCTGTGGGAGGTCGCGGCCCCGCGGCGGCGGCGTGACATTCCGCGTGTGATCCGCTGGACCAACAACCTTGGTCTTGTGGTTCTGGATACCGTGATCCTGCGGCTGAGCTTTCCGATTGTCGCGGTGGGCCTTGCCGTCATGGCGGAGGACAAGGGCTGGGGTCTGCTCAACAACCTTGGCGTACCGGTTTGGCTGGCCATTATGGCTTCGATGTTGCTGCTCGATCTGGCGATCTATCTTCAGCACGTCATGTTCCACGCAATCCCCGCTCTCTGGCGGCTGCACAGGATGCACCACGCCGATCTTGATTTCGACACGACTACTGGGCTGCGGTTTCATCCCGTTGAAATCCTGATCTCGATGGGAATCAAGCTGGTTGTGGTCGCGGCCCTCGGCCCGCCCGCCATCGCAGTTCTGTTGTTCGAGGTGCTTTTGAACGCCACCGCGCTCTTCAATCACGCCAACATTGACCTGCCGCGGCCCGTTGACCGTATACTGCGCCTGTTCGTCGTGACACCCGATATGCACCGCGTCCACCATTCCGTCGACCCGCGCGAGACCAACTCGAATTACGGCTTCAACCTGCCGTGGTGGGACCGGCTGTTGGGCACCTATATCGCCCAGCCCGCCAAGGGGCATGAGGGCATGGCGATCGGGATCGAGCAGTTCCGCACGCGGCGCGATCTTTGGCTCGACTGGATGCTGATCCAACCTTTGCGCGGCCCCGCGTCGGGCCACGCGCTCGATCCACGCATTACCATGAAGGAACCCACCGAATGA
- a CDS encoding MFS transporter: MTENQLQRGIRENKGQVAHQLIQVMLVGFAIGMTRTVVPALAESEFGLERGSFLLLASFVVAFGAVKAVMNFVAGRWSERIGRKRVLFWGWVVALPIPVMIWYAPDWNWIVVATVLLGVNQGLCWSMTQTAKLDVTKAEERGLTMGLNEFSGYVGVAIAGILTAYTAEALGARVGLLIFGMVVVLLALVLTVVWVKDTLPWAMAETAAHKATPPNSLPRYPQDVSENPTTGEVFALMSWRDRRLFAISQAGLVEKFVDALVWALFPVFLVGKGASLTEVGWIVGVYGFVWGGSQLFAGRLSDHVGRFWPNVLGMWICGSGVAMVVLGSGALWWSVSAGVAGFGMALLYPNLSAAVADITPPAWRGSAIGVYRFWRDLGYAIGALGLGLAANLSGAAEAAFWFVAISMFVSGGLLFWLGAETHPRLNPAPRPEPASTCAP, from the coding sequence ATGACGGAAAACCAGCTTCAACGTGGTATCCGCGAGAACAAGGGCCAGGTCGCGCATCAGTTGATCCAGGTGATGCTCGTGGGCTTCGCCATCGGCATGACCCGCACGGTTGTCCCCGCATTGGCCGAAAGCGAATTCGGGCTCGAACGGGGCTCGTTCTTGTTGCTGGCCTCCTTCGTCGTGGCCTTCGGCGCCGTCAAGGCGGTGATGAACTTTGTCGCCGGACGCTGGTCCGAGCGGATCGGGCGCAAGCGGGTTCTGTTCTGGGGCTGGGTCGTGGCGCTGCCGATTCCTGTGATGATCTGGTATGCGCCCGACTGGAACTGGATCGTGGTCGCTACGGTGCTGCTGGGCGTCAATCAGGGGCTCTGCTGGTCGATGACGCAGACGGCAAAGCTCGACGTCACCAAGGCCGAGGAACGCGGTCTGACAATGGGGCTGAACGAATTTTCGGGCTATGTGGGCGTGGCAATCGCGGGCATCCTGACTGCATATACAGCCGAAGCCTTGGGCGCGCGCGTGGGCCTGCTAATCTTCGGCATGGTCGTGGTGCTACTGGCGCTGGTTCTGACCGTGGTCTGGGTCAAGGATACGCTGCCATGGGCCATGGCCGAAACCGCCGCGCATAAGGCGACGCCACCAAATTCATTGCCGCGCTATCCGCAAGACGTTTCGGAAAACCCGACAACGGGCGAGGTGTTCGCACTGATGAGCTGGCGTGATCGGCGCCTCTTTGCGATCAGTCAGGCAGGGCTTGTCGAGAAGTTTGTTGATGCGCTGGTCTGGGCGCTGTTCCCCGTTTTCCTCGTGGGAAAGGGCGCAAGCCTGACCGAGGTCGGCTGGATCGTCGGCGTCTACGGTTTTGTCTGGGGCGGCTCGCAGTTGTTCGCCGGGCGGCTGTCGGACCATGTCGGACGATTCTGGCCCAATGTGCTGGGCATGTGGATCTGCGGTTCGGGCGTGGCGATGGTGGTGCTGGGTTCGGGCGCGCTCTGGTGGTCGGTCTCGGCAGGCGTGGCGGGCTTTGGCATGGCGCTGCTTTATCCGAACCTTTCGGCGGCAGTGGCCGACATCACGCCACCCGCGTGGCGCGGATCGGCCATCGGGGTCTACCGCTTCTGGCGCGATCTCGGCTATGCCATCGGCGCGCTTGGCCTTGGACTCGCCGCCAACCTGTCCGGGGCGGCCGAGGCGGCCTTCTGGTTCGTTGCGATTTCGATGTTCGTTTCCGGCGGCCTGCTGTTCTGGCTTGGCGCAGAAACGCACCCGCGTCTCAACCCCGCGCCTCGACCGGAACCCGCATCGACATGCGCACCCTGA
- a CDS encoding Crp/Fnr family transcriptional regulator — MSQGLETLFTGSRSVQLSAGAVLFRSAAPVSEMFMVNAGQVHLCRHTVHGAELVLQRAMPGMIVAEASAYSDRYHCDATAATDCVVLALPKPVFLSALAADAGFAASWAATLARGVQAARFRSEIRSLPKVADRLDAWLGEGNHLPQKGHWQDVANELGVAREALYRELARRRNERAG; from the coding sequence ATGTCGCAAGGCTTGGAAACCCTGTTCACCGGATCACGATCCGTTCAACTCTCAGCGGGAGCTGTTCTGTTCCGCAGCGCGGCGCCCGTGTCCGAGATGTTCATGGTAAATGCGGGGCAAGTCCATTTGTGCCGCCATACGGTGCATGGCGCGGAACTGGTTCTGCAACGGGCGATGCCGGGCATGATCGTGGCCGAAGCGTCAGCCTATTCCGACAGATACCATTGCGACGCGACTGCCGCGACGGACTGTGTCGTTCTGGCGCTGCCCAAACCCGTTTTCCTGTCTGCTCTGGCAGCGGATGCAGGTTTCGCCGCCAGCTGGGCCGCAACGCTGGCCCGCGGGGTTCAGGCAGCGCGATTCCGATCAGAAATTCGGTCTCTGCCCAAGGTAGCAGACAGGTTGGATGCGTGGCTTGGGGAAGGAAACCATCTGCCACAGAAAGGCCACTGGCAGGATGTTGCGAATGAATTGGGCGTCGCCCGCGAGGCGCTTTACCGCGAACTGGCCCGACGCCGCAACGAGAGAGCAGGCTGA
- a CDS encoding acetolactate decarboxylase, whose protein sequence is MKLIPLTLFAVTLPCFTFAQELTAHGNFRHMIHSGETDGTIALDTLTAPSAWGLGAIAGLRGEILIRDGAILVSRGDDAHARVAPPEAGEEAVVLAYGTVTDWQKIEIPHDMAPDRLTHFIEIQAQSIGLDLDGGSPIRVQGSFPHLVWHVVTGEASAQGADGGHGRGHSNIQSGMNIYDEAGTTGEIVGVYTGAALEGIASHPGKKLHLHFVSSDGMRSGHVDEITIPAGAALLLPKAQQAAALDPAVHDPAPALREGGQSAFAALQEITVALMADPATDWSKVDIEALRRHLIEMDNVTLRADVTREKIDEGARFVVTSANPDVTASIRAMVPAHVATMNGVEGWAMQVEEVEGGVIMTVTGPDTARIRGLGFIGLMTVGMHHQAHHMALASGRSQHDH, encoded by the coding sequence ATGAAACTGATCCCACTGACGTTGTTTGCTGTAACCTTGCCTTGCTTTACCTTTGCGCAGGAACTGACGGCCCACGGCAATTTCCGTCACATGATACACTCGGGCGAAACCGATGGCACGATTGCCCTCGACACGCTGACCGCCCCTTCAGCATGGGGTCTGGGCGCCATCGCCGGCCTGCGTGGTGAGATATTGATCCGTGACGGTGCAATCCTGGTCAGCCGTGGTGATGACGCGCACGCCCGTGTCGCGCCACCCGAGGCAGGTGAGGAAGCTGTCGTACTGGCCTATGGCACCGTTACGGACTGGCAGAAGATCGAGATCCCGCATGACATGGCGCCCGATCGTCTGACCCACTTCATTGAAATACAGGCGCAAAGCATCGGCCTTGATCTTGACGGCGGGTCTCCAATCCGCGTGCAGGGCAGCTTTCCCCATCTGGTCTGGCATGTGGTGACGGGCGAGGCATCGGCGCAAGGCGCAGATGGAGGGCATGGCAGGGGACATTCCAATATCCAGTCCGGGATGAACATCTACGACGAAGCGGGGACGACTGGCGAGATCGTTGGCGTTTACACGGGCGCCGCACTGGAGGGTATCGCCTCGCATCCGGGCAAGAAACTGCATCTGCATTTTGTCTCTTCGGACGGGATGCGTTCCGGCCATGTGGACGAGATCACGATCCCCGCAGGTGCTGCGCTGTTGCTTCCCAAAGCCCAGCAAGCCGCAGCGCTTGATCCCGCCGTGCATGATCCCGCTCCCGCCTTGCGTGAAGGCGGGCAATCAGCTTTTGCCGCGCTTCAGGAAATCACGGTCGCGCTGATGGCCGATCCCGCAACGGATTGGAGCAAGGTGGATATCGAAGCCCTGCGCCGTCACCTGATCGAAATGGACAACGTCACGCTGCGGGCCGATGTCACCCGCGAAAAGATCGACGAAGGGGCGCGTTTCGTCGTGACTTCCGCGAATCCTGACGTCACGGCTTCGATCCGCGCAATGGTGCCGGCGCATGTGGCCACAATGAACGGAGTGGAAGGCTGGGCTATGCAGGTTGAAGAGGTCGAGGGCGGCGTCATCATGACCGTCACCGGACCCGACACCGCACGCATTCGGGGGCTTGGCTTCATCGGTCTGATGACGGTTGGGATGCACCATCAGGCCCATCATATGGCGCTGGCTTCGGGCCGGAGCCAGCACGATCACTGA
- a CDS encoding SRPBCC family protein has product MELKFTVAGRIAKPVGEVFEAVVDPDLLSNYFTTGGARGRLETGAEVTWDFHDFPGAFPVLVQEVIPDERIVLQWEADYTPGSWTTVTMDFQQLEDGRTLVRISEFGWPETDTGLKACMGNCEGWTGMLCAMKAWLEHGINLRAGFYK; this is encoded by the coding sequence ATGGAGTTGAAATTCACCGTAGCGGGGCGGATCGCGAAACCTGTCGGGGAAGTCTTCGAAGCAGTCGTGGATCCGGATCTCTTGTCGAATTACTTCACGACCGGGGGTGCGCGGGGCCGACTAGAAACCGGCGCGGAAGTGACTTGGGATTTCCATGATTTTCCTGGTGCGTTCCCGGTCCTCGTCCAAGAGGTCATTCCCGATGAACGTATCGTCCTACAATGGGAGGCGGATTACACGCCGGGCAGCTGGACCACGGTCACGATGGACTTTCAGCAACTGGAGGACGGGCGCACGCTGGTCCGGATCAGCGAATTTGGCTGGCCCGAGACCGATACCGGCCTGAAGGCGTGCATGGGAAACTGCGAGGGTTGGACCGGAATGCTTTGCGCGATGAAAGCTTGGCTGGAACACGGCATCAATCTGCGCGCCGGTTTTTACAAGTAA
- a CDS encoding ArsR/SmtB family transcription factor produces MSTEEKFDSLFKALGHRVRRKMLDRLRDGPQTTGALCEALPELDRCTVMQHLSVLEKAGLIAIERRGRERWNHLDALPIHDLQRRWIGPYAAYAVSMLGDLSDAVEGEVASAE; encoded by the coding sequence ATGTCAACGGAAGAAAAATTCGACAGTCTTTTCAAGGCGCTCGGCCATAGAGTGCGACGGAAGATGCTTGACCGGCTACGTGATGGGCCCCAAACGACCGGCGCACTTTGCGAGGCGCTGCCTGAACTTGACCGCTGCACAGTCATGCAACATCTGTCCGTGTTGGAGAAAGCCGGATTGATCGCCATCGAGAGGCGTGGCCGCGAGCGCTGGAACCATCTGGATGCACTTCCGATCCATGATCTGCAACGGCGCTGGATCGGTCCCTATGCGGCCTACGCGGTTTCCATGTTGGGTGATCTCAGTGATGCGGTGGAAGGCGAAGTTGCCAGCGCAGAGTAA
- a CDS encoding hemerythrin domain-containing protein, whose translation MTDLIPIRTTDMPAEMGVLLHDYPRDAWAANPHFAKSTRQWMRAHEKFRVLADHLHDQTQGFLDRNHDPDDFADHLGRYGTALVRNLHGHHHFEDRTFFPELSAVDPRFDAGLEILEKDHEALDRVLDDFSHIGSRVIKLVQLDKAAAREEAGLLITQTGAIRAFLDRHLGDEEDLAVPVILHHALRG comes from the coding sequence ATGACCGATCTCATCCCCATCCGCACAACTGATATGCCTGCCGAAATGGGTGTGCTGCTGCACGACTACCCCCGTGACGCCTGGGCGGCCAATCCGCATTTTGCCAAATCCACCCGCCAGTGGATGCGCGCCCACGAAAAGTTCCGCGTGCTGGCAGACCATTTGCACGACCAGACACAGGGCTTTCTAGACCGCAATCACGATCCGGACGATTTTGCCGATCATCTGGGCCGCTATGGAACTGCGCTGGTGCGCAATTTGCATGGGCACCATCACTTCGAGGATCGCACGTTCTTTCCCGAACTGTCAGCGGTGGACCCGCGCTTTGATGCGGGGCTGGAGATACTGGAAAAGGATCACGAGGCACTGGACCGTGTACTGGATGATTTCAGCCACATCGGCAGCCGCGTGATCAAGCTTGTGCAGTTGGACAAAGCCGCCGCCCGCGAAGAAGCCGGTCTGCTGATAACACAGACCGGCGCGATCCGTGCGTTTCTGGATCGCCATCTGGGCGACGAAGAAGATCTGGCCGTTCCGGTCATCCTGCACCATGCCCTGCGCGGTTAG
- a CDS encoding lipid A-modifier LpxR family protein, translated as MFKYAPAALIALLPFCAQAQEYTRLGFGYLLTNDFIGDGQDRWRTGSVASSRVWGRGWDGALPSGFGDLIELRLGAEIIAPANLEAPDPADRPYAGALSVGLHSHFQAYGMDMAVGGDLVVVGPSTGLDAFHGAMHDVFGGPDVSDATRAAQIDNGIYPTLVVEAGRRFSYGDRVVRPFVEGRAGAEMLVRAGVDVRWGGLEQGGLLVRDPVSGQHYRAIDGGATGFGFVLGGDVTHVAGSVFLPEDRGYKPRDARVRARAGMEWRGENGGGVFYGLSYLGQEFEGQGEGQFVGSFRAHFRF; from the coding sequence ATGTTCAAATACGCACCCGCAGCGCTGATCGCGCTGTTGCCCTTTTGCGCACAGGCGCAAGAGTACACACGTTTGGGCTTTGGCTATCTGCTCACAAATGATTTCATCGGTGACGGGCAGGACCGCTGGCGCACCGGTTCGGTCGCCTCGTCGCGCGTCTGGGGCAGGGGCTGGGACGGCGCATTACCTTCAGGCTTTGGCGATCTGATCGAATTGCGGCTGGGCGCCGAGATCATCGCGCCTGCCAATCTCGAAGCCCCCGATCCCGCCGACCGCCCTTATGCGGGGGCACTGTCGGTCGGGCTGCACAGCCACTTTCAGGCCTATGGGATGGACATGGCCGTGGGCGGTGATCTGGTTGTGGTGGGCCCATCAACGGGGTTGGACGCATTCCACGGCGCAATGCACGATGTCTTTGGCGGGCCAGATGTCTCCGACGCGACCCGTGCGGCGCAGATCGACAATGGAATATATCCCACACTGGTGGTCGAAGCCGGACGCAGATTTTCCTATGGCGACCGCGTCGTGCGTCCGTTTGTCGAAGGGCGTGCAGGGGCCGAAATGCTGGTGCGGGCCGGTGTCGATGTGCGCTGGGGCGGGTTAGAGCAGGGTGGCCTGCTGGTGCGCGATCCGGTCAGCGGCCAGCACTACCGCGCCATCGATGGCGGCGCGACCGGCTTTGGCTTTGTGCTGGGGGGCGACGTGACCCATGTGGCCGGAAGCGTGTTCCTGCCCGAAGATCGCGGATACAAGCCGCGCGACGCACGGGTGCGCGCCCGCGCAGGCATGGAATGGCGCGGCGAGAACGGCGGCGGCGTGTTTTATGGCCTGAGCTATCTGGGTCAGGAATTCGAGGGACAGGGCGAAGGGCAGTTCGTTGGCAGTTTTCGCGCGCACTTCCGGTTCTGA
- a CDS encoding Hint domain-containing protein — MGTGFRGTFVISWSQTEIDGLEAAPMQSLNVGAAWSWYGDPVRVDGPSDILRLDGADGSENLRKRAARMVHRLVGAALDYTPADHVKWDEAAPLLDSSFVVTDGARTFTVTLIEVGRGAQPLLMFLNDIPPRNSDLWVVHHTLGANRGNPTGRDAGGVICFTPGTWISTPDGARLIEELREGDLVQTKDSGAQPIEWVGSRPMTGARLFAMPHMRPIRIRAGALGVERPDESLLVSPEHRMLVKGDVAQALFNTPEVLVAAKDLINGRTITVDLQVPQVTYVHLMLPCHEILWANGVETESFHPANTALTTLASGDRTRLLEWFPDLDYDPHIYGRFARRNLSGSEAAILRHAA; from the coding sequence ATGGGAACGGGCTTTCGTGGCACGTTTGTCATCTCCTGGTCGCAAACAGAAATAGACGGTCTTGAGGCCGCTCCGATGCAGTCCCTCAACGTAGGGGCGGCGTGGTCATGGTATGGTGATCCAGTGCGTGTGGATGGCCCGTCGGATATTTTGCGACTGGATGGTGCAGACGGTTCAGAGAATTTGCGCAAGCGGGCGGCACGTATGGTGCATCGCCTTGTGGGCGCGGCGTTGGATTATACGCCAGCGGATCATGTGAAATGGGACGAGGCGGCCCCGCTTCTGGACAGCAGTTTTGTTGTCACGGACGGCGCCCGCACATTTACAGTCACCTTGATCGAGGTCGGGCGCGGGGCGCAGCCGTTGCTGATGTTCCTGAACGATATTCCGCCACGCAACAGCGATCTTTGGGTGGTGCATCACACTTTGGGTGCCAATCGCGGCAATCCAACGGGGCGCGATGCGGGCGGAGTGATCTGCTTTACCCCCGGCACGTGGATCAGCACACCGGACGGGGCGCGGCTGATCGAAGAGTTGCGCGAAGGCGATCTGGTCCAGACCAAGGACAGTGGCGCGCAGCCGATCGAATGGGTGGGCAGCCGCCCGATGACCGGCGCGCGTTTGTTTGCCATGCCGCATATGCGGCCCATTCGCATTCGGGCAGGCGCCTTGGGCGTTGAACGCCCCGATGAATCGCTGCTGGTTTCCCCCGAACACCGGATGCTGGTAAAAGGCGATGTGGCGCAGGCGCTGTTCAACACGCCCGAAGTGCTGGTTGCGGCCAAAGACCTGATCAACGGGCGCACGATCACGGTGGATTTGCAGGTACCGCAAGTGACCTATGTGCATCTGATGTTGCCGTGCCACGAAATTCTGTGGGCCAATGGCGTCGAGACAGAAAGTTTTCATCCCGCCAATACGGCGTTGACCACGCTGGCCTCGGGCGACCGCACACGCCTGTTGGAGTGGTTTCCTGATCTGGACTATGATCCGCACATCTATGGCCGCTTTGCGCGGCGCAATCTGTCGGGGTCGGAAGCTGCGATCTTGCGGCACGCGGCTTAA
- a CDS encoding sterol desaturase family protein, with the protein MTYPDVVQLAVPFFIAAIVAELAWIVIKGRGGRYETRDALTSLVMGAGNVASGILLGFVAYAFFMWLWALTPLDLGNSLWVIALCFVLDDLRYYWVHRFGHRIRWVWASHVNHHSSQHYNLTTALRQTWTGTFTFMMIVRTPLILLGFHPAMVLFVGGLNLIYQFWIHTEAISRLPRWFEAVMNTPSHHRVHHGRNARYLDANYAGVFIIWDKLFGTFVPEQDSDKPDYGLVQNLGTFNPLRVAFHEWIGIWRDVTQPGLTAGQRLKYAFAAPGYSHDGSRDTSRTIKTKHLARRPDDTGTPGFS; encoded by the coding sequence ATGACCTATCCCGATGTCGTTCAACTGGCCGTACCCTTTTTCATCGCGGCCATCGTGGCCGAACTTGCATGGATCGTGATCAAAGGTCGCGGCGGTCGCTATGAGACACGCGACGCGCTGACGTCGCTGGTGATGGGTGCAGGCAATGTGGCCTCGGGCATCCTGCTGGGGTTTGTCGCTTACGCATTTTTCATGTGGCTCTGGGCGCTGACCCCGCTGGATCTGGGCAACAGCCTTTGGGTGATTGCGCTGTGTTTCGTGCTGGACGACCTGCGGTATTACTGGGTCCACCGCTTTGGCCACCGCATCCGCTGGGTCTGGGCCAGCCACGTCAACCACCATTCATCCCAGCACTACAACCTGACCACAGCACTTCGCCAGACGTGGACAGGCACATTCACCTTCATGATGATTGTACGCACGCCGCTGATCCTGCTGGGGTTCCACCCTGCGATGGTCTTGTTCGTCGGCGGCCTGAATCTGATTTACCAGTTCTGGATTCACACCGAAGCGATCAGCCGCCTGCCCCGCTGGTTCGAAGCGGTGATGAACACGCCCAGCCATCACCGCGTCCACCACGGACGCAACGCCCGCTACCTTGATGCCAACTACGCTGGCGTTTTTATCATTTGGGACAAGTTGTTCGGAACCTTTGTCCCCGAACAGGACAGCGACAAGCCCGATTACGGGCTGGTGCAGAATCTGGGAACGTTCAACCCGCTTCGCGTGGCCTTTCACGAATGGATCGGCATCTGGCGCGACGTGACCCAACCCGGCCTGACCGCGGGCCAACGTCTGAAATACGCCTTTGCCGCCCCCGGTTACAGCCACGACGGCAGCCGCGACACCTCGCGAACGATCAAGACCAAGCACCTCGCCCGCAGGCCAGACGACACAGGCACTCCCGGTTTCTCCTGA
- a CDS encoding TlpA disulfide reductase family protein yields the protein MKKLFAALVYTALALGANTALADVQTAMGLRDGSMKKLVFHDTPQATSTAAFQLQDGGGTATLEDHRGKWVLLNFWATWCAPCRKEMPMLSELQTQFGGDDFEVLTLAAGRNSPEGIKKFFADMQIDNLPRHQDPKQAVASQMGIFGLPITVIIDPEGREIARLRGDAEWNSDSAKAIIAELTGQSLTGK from the coding sequence ATGAAGAAACTCTTTGCTGCGCTCGTGTATACGGCCCTTGCCTTGGGTGCAAATACTGCCCTTGCCGATGTACAGACCGCAATGGGCCTGCGCGACGGATCAATGAAGAAACTGGTGTTCCATGACACCCCCCAAGCCACATCCACAGCCGCATTCCAATTGCAGGACGGTGGCGGCACCGCAACGCTGGAAGATCATCGAGGCAAATGGGTTTTGCTGAACTTCTGGGCCACATGGTGCGCGCCATGTCGCAAGGAAATGCCAATGCTGTCAGAGCTGCAAACGCAATTCGGTGGCGATGATTTCGAAGTGCTGACACTGGCCGCGGGTCGCAATTCCCCCGAAGGCATCAAGAAATTCTTTGCCGACATGCAAATCGACAACCTGCCCCGCCATCAGGACCCCAAACAGGCAGTGGCCTCGCAGATGGGAATTTTCGGCCTGCCAATCACCGTGATCATAGACCCCGAAGGCCGAGAAATCGCCCGCCTGCGCGGCGACGCCGAGTGGAATTCGGACAGCGCCAAGGCCATCATTGCCGAACTGACGGGGCAGTCGCTGACTGGCAAATGA